In the Alteromonas sp. M12 genome, one interval contains:
- a CDS encoding ATP-dependent zinc protease yields MQTYQNMPVIGALELCNLPELAIQNLNIRVDTGATTSSLHVDDIEEFEKDGETWVSFNIHPDIHDVNEIVRREAKVEAVRKVKSSTATRERRYLIETLLEIAGASWKIHLSLTDRSEMTYLMLLGREAMSGRLVVNPGEEYLLGTNP; encoded by the coding sequence ATGCAGACATACCAAAATATGCCAGTAATTGGTGCTTTAGAGCTTTGTAACTTACCTGAATTAGCTATTCAGAATTTAAATATTCGAGTGGATACCGGCGCGACAACCTCTTCTTTGCATGTTGATGATATTGAAGAGTTTGAAAAAGACGGTGAAACCTGGGTGAGTTTTAACATTCATCCAGACATACACGATGTAAATGAAATTGTTAGGCGGGAAGCCAAAGTGGAGGCTGTGCGTAAAGTAAAAAGCTCTACTGCAACACGAGAACGTCGTTACTTAATTGAAACGCTTTTAGAAATAGCCGGTGCGTCTTGGAAAATTCATCTTAGCCTTACTGACCGTTCGGAGATGACCTATTTGATGTTGCTAGGCCGAGAAGCTATGAGTGGGCGATTAGTGGTAAATCCTGGGGAAGAGTATTTGCTTGGAACTAATCCGTAA
- a CDS encoding succinylglutamate desuccinylase/aspartoacylase family protein: protein MEQLIIGGVEILPGEKKHVHIEMPPLYTDTNMSIPVYVQRGRRPGPTIFVSAAIHGDELNGIEIVGRLIRNRSIKNLRGTLIAVPMVNVYGVLNQSRYLPDRRDLNRSFPGSKKGSLAGRIAHTFLKEVVAKCDVGIDLHTGAIHRSNLPQVRANLDDEDTLNMCKAFGLPVMLNADIRDGSLRQAAADLGVKVVLYEAGQALRYDEFSIRAGVKGIINIMRDIGMLNKSSSKKEHDIEPFIARQSGWVRAHESGFVQHIAQLGDHVEKGDPLARIADPFGNELGTLLCPAEGIVIGKQNIPLAQEGEAMYHVAYFKKPDTVAENVELLQDNLVLNEAPMVY from the coding sequence ATGGAGCAACTCATTATAGGTGGCGTTGAAATTCTACCGGGTGAGAAAAAGCACGTACATATTGAAATGCCACCTCTTTATACCGATACCAATATGTCTATTCCCGTATATGTGCAAAGAGGAAGGCGACCGGGACCAACTATTTTCGTCAGTGCCGCAATTCATGGTGACGAATTAAATGGGATTGAAATTGTTGGTCGCTTGATTCGCAATCGCTCAATAAAAAATTTACGCGGCACCTTAATTGCTGTGCCTATGGTGAATGTTTATGGCGTTTTGAATCAAAGCCGTTATTTACCCGATAGACGTGACTTGAACCGTAGTTTCCCCGGTAGCAAAAAAGGCTCTCTGGCCGGCCGAATCGCGCACACTTTTTTGAAAGAAGTAGTGGCAAAGTGCGATGTCGGGATAGACTTGCACACAGGGGCAATCCATCGCAGTAATTTACCCCAAGTTCGCGCTAATTTGGATGATGAAGACACGCTAAATATGTGTAAGGCATTTGGTTTACCAGTCATGCTCAATGCTGATATCCGCGATGGCTCATTGCGTCAAGCTGCCGCTGACTTAGGTGTAAAAGTGGTATTATACGAAGCTGGTCAGGCACTTAGATACGATGAATTTTCTATTCGTGCGGGCGTCAAAGGTATTATCAATATAATGCGCGACATCGGCATGTTGAATAAAAGTAGCTCGAAAAAAGAACATGATATTGAGCCTTTTATAGCTCGTCAAAGTGGCTGGGTAAGAGCCCATGAAAGTGGCTTTGTACAGCACATTGCGCAGCTTGGTGATCATGTAGAAAAGGGCGACCCTTTAGCCAGAATTGCCGATCCCTTTGGCAATGAATTAGGCACGCTACTGTGCCCAGCTGAAGGCATTGTTATCGGTAAGCAAAATATTCCATTGGCCCAAGAAGGTGAAGCCATGTATCACGTTGCCTATTTTAAAAAGCCGGATACAGTCGCTGAAAATGTTGAATTGCTACAAGACAACTTAGTATTGAATGAAGCCCCAATGGTTTATTAA
- the rimK gene encoding 30S ribosomal protein S6--L-glutamate ligase yields the protein MRIAILSRNPNLYSTKRLKEAGESRGHTVDIVDTMHCYMDVTSSRPSVRYKGRALPKYDAVIPRIGASVTFYGTSVVRQFEMMGTFSINESVAISRSRDKLRSLQLLSRKGIGMPRTGFANHPDRIDDLIKNVGGAPVVIKLLEGTQGIGVVLAETQKAAESIIEAFMGLNASILVQEFIKEAGGSDIRCLVVGGKVIAAMKRQAADGEFRSNLHRGGTAKIVRLSPEERKTAVDAAKTMGLNMCGVDLLRSNNGPVVMEVNSSPGLEGIEKATNKDIAGMIIEFLETNAKPNSTRTKGKG from the coding sequence ATGCGTATCGCTATATTATCGCGAAATCCTAACCTTTATTCTACCAAAAGACTAAAGGAGGCCGGCGAATCGCGGGGACATACAGTTGATATTGTCGATACCATGCATTGTTATATGGATGTCACCAGTAGTCGACCATCAGTTCGTTATAAAGGTCGTGCTTTACCTAAGTATGATGCGGTTATTCCTCGAATTGGCGCGTCTGTTACTTTTTACGGTACTTCGGTTGTAAGACAATTTGAAATGATGGGCACGTTTTCCATAAACGAATCCGTTGCGATTAGTCGTTCTAGAGATAAATTACGTTCATTGCAATTGTTATCTCGCAAGGGTATTGGGATGCCAAGAACAGGTTTTGCTAATCATCCAGACCGGATCGACGATTTGATTAAAAACGTTGGTGGCGCACCAGTGGTCATTAAATTGCTAGAAGGAACCCAAGGTATTGGGGTGGTGCTAGCTGAAACTCAAAAAGCAGCGGAATCGATTATCGAAGCTTTTATGGGACTCAACGCCAGTATTTTAGTCCAAGAGTTTATTAAAGAGGCAGGCGGTTCAGATATTCGTTGTTTAGTGGTGGGTGGAAAAGTGATAGCCGCCATGAAACGTCAGGCGGCCGATGGCGAGTTTCGTTCAAATCTGCATCGTGGTGGAACAGCGAAAATAGTCAGATTATCTCCCGAAGAACGCAAAACAGCGGTAGATGCAGCTAAAACCATGGGATTGAATATGTGTGGCGTTGATTTGTTGCGTTCTAACAATGGCCCTGTTGTGATGGAAGTTAACTCGTCCCCAGGACTCGAAGGAATTGAAAAGGCAACCAACAAAGATATTGCTGGCATGATCATTGAGTTTCTCGAAACCAATGCCAAGCCTAATAGCACTAGAACCAAAGGTAAGGGCTAA
- a CDS encoding mechanosensitive ion channel family protein, whose translation MIELIYQHRLISTLAVAIVLISLKYLLVSLVRSRAKKKRQDKRYLVSNIKNLLNFILIVLLLSLWINEIQNFALSIAAFAVAIVIATREFIQCIIGFFYVMSTRPFRIGDWIQVDGFAGEVSAIDWVKTTMLEVDIDRYQYSGKTLFVPNNRLISSPIKNLNFLKRYVTHHFTITRDEDINPYLIIENLREKAQQQCADFYEVATRYNQIIERRLDVKIPGPEPVIEVSTNNVGHTEIRCTIFCPTERAIEIEQKIMQEFMELWFIEFNKIQPSSN comes from the coding sequence ATGATCGAATTGATTTACCAACATCGTTTAATTTCCACTTTGGCGGTTGCCATTGTGTTGATTTCTCTCAAATACCTGTTAGTTAGCTTAGTGCGCTCTAGGGCCAAGAAAAAGCGTCAAGATAAACGCTATTTAGTAAGTAATATTAAAAACTTACTGAATTTCATTTTGATCGTATTACTACTCAGCTTATGGATAAATGAAATTCAAAATTTTGCTCTTTCCATCGCTGCATTTGCTGTGGCAATTGTGATTGCAACGAGAGAATTTATTCAGTGTATTATTGGATTCTTTTACGTGATGTCTACGCGTCCGTTTAGGATTGGCGATTGGATTCAAGTTGACGGTTTCGCTGGTGAAGTATCAGCCATCGACTGGGTTAAAACCACTATGTTGGAAGTGGACATCGATCGTTATCAATACTCAGGTAAAACCTTGTTTGTACCGAACAATAGGTTGATTAGCAGCCCTATCAAAAACCTAAACTTCTTAAAGCGCTATGTTACTCATCACTTTACCATTACCCGTGATGAAGACATTAACCCTTACTTAATCATTGAAAATTTGCGAGAAAAAGCTCAGCAACAATGCGCAGATTTCTACGAAGTGGCAACCCGTTACAATCAAATAATTGAGCGAAGACTAGATGTTAAAATACCTGGGCCAGAACCTGTCATTGAAGTGTCTACCAACAATGTTGGTCACACTGAAATTCGCTGTACTATTTTTTGTCCCACAGAAAGAGCGATAGAAATCGAACAAAAGATCATGCAAGAGTTTATGGAATTATGGTTTATTGAATTTAATAAAATTCAACCTTCAAGCAATTAA
- a CDS encoding zinc transporter ZntB encodes MSNHSQLDSSQTSLIWSLFVDEKGVSSDGKTADIFTPEISAGYNWVHLQADTPDAWDTMKGLGLSDVICDSLSALETRPRALLQDNGILIYLRGINYNPDSELEDMVSLRIWFNDHHVVTARRRDRILYSVQDTKSMIESGDAPTDTADFILLLIGKIASRISEVVEALDEELSAFEAEGGLESSDRYALSMVRRKSAAVRRYLAPQRDALDNLYRMAKFFSQEQAYELRDLTDRMTRYVEDLDLAKERSMVLQDELRNRIAEQQGMRMYVLSLVTAIFLPLSFLTGIFGMNVAGLPGTENPEAFNYLASSMVIVAIIMLAAMLWKKWL; translated from the coding sequence ATGTCTAACCACAGTCAACTTGATTCATCACAAACGAGTCTCATTTGGTCACTATTTGTTGATGAAAAAGGGGTTAGTAGTGATGGGAAAACTGCCGATATATTCACGCCAGAGATCAGCGCTGGTTACAACTGGGTTCATCTCCAAGCTGACACCCCTGACGCATGGGATACCATGAAAGGGCTAGGCTTATCTGATGTGATATGTGACTCATTGTCTGCATTAGAAACTCGTCCAAGAGCGTTGTTACAAGACAATGGTATTTTGATTTATCTACGTGGCATAAATTACAACCCAGATTCCGAATTAGAAGACATGGTGTCACTGCGCATTTGGTTTAATGATCATCATGTTGTTACGGCTCGTCGCAGAGACCGCATATTATATTCAGTCCAAGATACCAAGAGTATGATTGAAAGTGGCGACGCGCCAACCGATACTGCTGACTTTATTTTATTGCTCATAGGTAAAATCGCCAGTCGAATTAGTGAGGTCGTTGAAGCGCTAGACGAAGAACTGTCAGCATTTGAAGCGGAAGGTGGACTCGAAAGTTCTGACCGTTATGCACTGAGCATGGTGCGCAGAAAATCAGCGGCCGTAAGACGTTATCTAGCGCCACAACGTGACGCATTAGACAACTTATACAGAATGGCCAAATTCTTTAGTCAAGAGCAAGCCTATGAACTAAGAGATTTGACCGATCGCATGACTCGCTATGTTGAGGATCTCGATTTAGCTAAAGAACGTTCAATGGTACTGCAAGATGAGCTTCGTAACCGCATCGCTGAGCAGCAAGGAATGCGTATGTATGTTTTATCCCTAGTGACTGCGATTTTTCTTCCGCTGTCATTTTTAACTGGGATATTTGGTATGAATGTAGCGGGGTTACCAGGTACTGAGAATCCAGAAGCGTTTAATTATTTAGCGTCGTCAATGGTGATAGTCGCAATAATTATGTTGGCAGCCATGCTGTGGAAAAAATGGTTATAA
- a CDS encoding magnesium transporter, whose protein sequence is MADQISDLIHEAVNLDDESDSEIIHSKIAVQDEADIALLLESLPLEQRISAWHALPRHKQLDVLVEMRGDPRETLLAATPDEELEALFTDVDAESLLELSDSLHSRLLDLALEAMDKKQRQLYEGANQYSEEQIGHWRNPENLILPLSAKVSDAKRFLRREIPDYADCIYLVNRAGQYSEAVKLFKIYSTPEHTPLADIAEDDITIVKASDDCNSAALSVQRSGFTSLPLVDENFKFLGRVDIGSACELLNESYERQLMAGAGMDEDEDLFSSVKKSAKNRALWLGINLLTAFLASWFIGLFEATLQQVVALAVLMPVVASMGGIAGSQTLTLIIRGLALKQVNAANLKALLIKELKVGGLNGVIWAIVIATVASYWFGSGMLGLVIGCAILVNICAAALAGVGVPVLLDKLKLDPALSGSVILTTVTDIVGFVSFLGLGALFLL, encoded by the coding sequence ATGGCAGATCAAATTTCCGATTTAATCCACGAAGCCGTCAATCTCGATGATGAATCCGATAGCGAGATAATACATAGTAAAATAGCAGTTCAAGATGAGGCTGATATAGCACTGCTATTGGAGTCTCTGCCGCTGGAGCAACGCATTAGCGCGTGGCATGCTTTGCCCCGACATAAGCAACTCGATGTATTGGTAGAAATGCGTGGCGATCCAAGGGAAACCTTACTCGCGGCCACTCCTGATGAAGAATTAGAAGCACTATTCACCGACGTTGATGCTGAATCCCTACTAGAGCTATCAGATTCTTTGCATAGCCGATTATTGGATCTCGCGTTAGAGGCGATGGATAAGAAGCAAAGGCAATTATACGAAGGTGCAAATCAATATTCAGAAGAGCAAATAGGCCATTGGCGCAACCCAGAAAACTTGATTTTACCCTTGTCTGCAAAGGTCAGCGATGCGAAACGATTTTTACGCAGAGAAATTCCTGATTATGCAGATTGTATTTATTTGGTAAACAGAGCCGGGCAATATTCTGAAGCGGTGAAGCTTTTCAAAATTTACTCAACTCCAGAGCACACTCCCTTGGCAGATATAGCCGAGGATGATATTACCATTGTTAAAGCCAGTGATGATTGTAATAGCGCCGCACTTAGCGTTCAACGTTCGGGTTTTACCAGCCTGCCATTGGTAGATGAAAACTTTAAGTTTCTAGGGCGGGTCGATATTGGTTCAGCATGTGAATTATTAAATGAATCATATGAGCGCCAATTAATGGCCGGCGCAGGTATGGATGAAGATGAGGATCTTTTTTCTTCGGTTAAAAAGAGCGCTAAAAATCGGGCATTGTGGCTAGGCATTAATTTACTTACGGCCTTCTTAGCGTCATGGTTTATTGGTTTATTTGAAGCCACTTTGCAACAAGTAGTGGCACTTGCGGTCTTAATGCCAGTAGTAGCAAGTATGGGTGGAATTGCAGGTAGTCAAACTTTAACTTTGATTATTCGTGGATTAGCACTTAAGCAAGTAAACGCTGCAAACCTGAAGGCGTTGTTGATCAAAGAACTAAAAGTCGGCGGCTTAAATGGGGTTATTTGGGCAATAGTCATTGCCACTGTCGCTTCATATTGGTTTGGTAGTGGAATGTTAGGGCTGGTAATAGGTTGTGCAATTTTAGTCAATATATGTGCCGCTGCTCTGGCTGGCGTAGGGGTTCCTGTGCTGTTAGATAAGCTAAAGTTAGATCCTGCATTGTCTGGCTCAGTGATTTTGACCACTGTCACTGACATTGTCGGATTTGTGTCTTTTCTTGGTTTAGGAGCACTCTTCTTACTCTAA
- a CDS encoding autotransporter assembly complex family protein, with translation MFKKLKNAWFLSFLLVLACRQAVAIDVSLEGVDDSDLETNIAAHLSTLSAPADCNLSVDEQITIENKVTEAGRAFGYYNLSIDSIAYNSSEKCSSLKLKLKTGPQVKITQLDVIVTGDGKEDEGFKSIINKFPIKKGEPLIHGKYKSAKSRFDSVALNRGFFDSKFIISEIKVDVEQNSAQIRLEYQTGPRYQFGKLKIPEDQRASELIMQVLPFKEGDPYLASKLGEFNQSLGQTEYFQQVVARPLLGEAEQHQIPIEVVAVSRPRDIFNVGVGGATDTGPRVTLGWQRPWVNSDGHSMSANIYVSEPKQTASVKYKIPIEDPLNNYVSAQLGVKSLYDNDTNSDTISLALQRHWTGEDNEWNKIAFVRLEQSRFQQAETPLQTTTLLIPGFTLSRHRSRGGLDVNWGDLQLVTIETASDAVVSDINLARVTFQTKWLRSIGEHRFLMRAEVGALSTNDFDQVPSDLRYFTGGDQSVRGFAYQSLAPRQIDDDGEDGELLGAKYLNVASIEYSYPVSDEWRAAIFTDVGGASNKPLEKLAYSLGVGASWMSPVGPIRFYLASGHGDYGNSVRFHLAMGPSI, from the coding sequence GTGTTTAAGAAATTAAAAAATGCTTGGTTTTTAAGCTTCTTGCTTGTTTTGGCTTGTCGCCAAGCTGTTGCTATTGATGTGTCTTTAGAGGGCGTAGATGATAGCGATTTGGAAACCAATATTGCGGCACACCTAAGCACGCTCTCAGCTCCAGCGGATTGCAATTTATCTGTAGATGAGCAAATAACCATTGAAAACAAAGTCACTGAAGCTGGCCGCGCATTTGGCTATTACAATCTCTCCATCGATTCGATTGCTTACAATTCCAGCGAGAAATGTAGCTCACTCAAGTTAAAACTTAAAACAGGTCCACAAGTAAAAATTACTCAACTAGATGTCATAGTTACTGGTGATGGTAAAGAAGACGAAGGATTCAAAAGTATTATCAATAAGTTTCCAATCAAAAAAGGGGAGCCATTAATTCATGGTAAATATAAATCTGCCAAGTCTAGATTCGATTCCGTTGCATTAAACCGAGGCTTTTTTGATAGTAAATTTATTATTAGTGAAATAAAGGTGGATGTAGAACAAAACAGCGCGCAAATCCGTCTCGAATACCAGACAGGTCCACGTTATCAATTTGGTAAATTAAAGATACCTGAGGATCAAAGAGCCTCTGAACTTATTATGCAAGTTCTCCCATTTAAAGAGGGTGACCCCTATCTCGCGTCTAAGCTAGGCGAATTTAACCAAAGCTTGGGGCAAACTGAGTATTTTCAGCAAGTTGTTGCCCGTCCATTATTGGGCGAAGCTGAGCAACATCAGATTCCAATTGAAGTTGTCGCAGTAAGTCGTCCCAGAGATATTTTTAATGTAGGAGTAGGCGGCGCTACGGATACAGGTCCTAGGGTTACATTGGGTTGGCAGCGACCATGGGTAAATAGCGATGGGCACAGTATGAGCGCAAATATATATGTTTCTGAGCCCAAACAAACGGCTAGTGTGAAATATAAAATTCCCATTGAAGATCCGTTAAATAACTATGTATCAGCCCAACTTGGTGTGAAGTCGCTATATGATAATGATACTAACAGTGACACGATTTCACTGGCTTTACAGCGACATTGGACTGGTGAAGATAATGAGTGGAATAAAATTGCGTTCGTCCGTTTAGAGCAATCTCGCTTCCAACAAGCAGAAACACCTTTGCAAACTACCACGCTATTAATTCCAGGTTTCACCCTATCCCGTCATCGCAGTAGAGGCGGTTTAGATGTGAATTGGGGAGATTTGCAGTTGGTAACTATTGAAACAGCAAGCGACGCTGTTGTTTCAGATATCAACTTGGCCAGAGTGACATTTCAAACCAAGTGGTTACGAAGTATTGGGGAACATCGGTTCTTAATGCGTGCCGAAGTCGGCGCTCTATCAACCAATGACTTTGACCAAGTACCATCAGATTTACGCTATTTTACCGGTGGCGACCAAAGTGTCAGAGGATTCGCCTATCAATCACTTGCGCCTAGGCAAATCGATGATGATGGTGAAGATGGTGAGCTACTTGGAGCAAAATACTTGAATGTGGCAAGTATCGAATACAGCTACCCGGTTTCAGATGAATGGCGAGCGGCAATATTCACGGATGTGGGGGGCGCAAGCAACAAGCCTTTAGAAAAATTAGCCTACAGTCTAGGTGTCGGCGCAAGTTGGATGTCTCCGGTAGGTCCAATTCGCTTTTATCTTGCCAGTGGACATGGTGATTACGGTAATTCAGTACGTTTTCATTTAGCGATGGGGCCTTCTATATGA